In the Desulfitobacterium hafniense DCB-2 genome, GCGAGCCCCATTAACTGACCGGGTGATCTTATACATCCAACTGTAACCCTTCTGCCGTACTGGGTTATACGAAAAATTCTCACATACCCTTCTTTTACAAAATAAACCCGATCAGCAGCATCACTTTCGGAAAAAATGATTTGGCCTTTCTTATAGCGCACAATTGTGCCGGATTGTACAATATGACCCACTTCTTCTTCAGTTAACAACGTTCTGGCATAGTTCACATTTTCGATCATGAGTTATCCCCTCACGCTTAATATTAAGCTATATCGGCTTATTTATATTTATACTTATTATATTATCATAATCTTCTAATAGTAACTATATGTTCATCATTAGCCTTTTTAATGACCAAAGGCGCTAAAAATTCAAATGGGCTATGCAATACTGCATAGCCTATTAAGCTTATTTGTGTGATTTGGAAGTGCTTATGCCAAAGCCCTCACAGAAATGGAATAGTCCGAAGCCATACCATACGGTATAAAGAAGATAGAAGATAAGCAAGAAGGAAAGAATCGCTTTATTTTCACTCACTTTTTTGGCTTCGACACCGTAGTAATTGTATCCCGGTTCAAGGGCTTTTTGGACAACTCTGGTCAAGGTGGCAGATTCTTTAAACATGGAGCTCGCTTTAAGTTCTTTGTCAATTTTCTTTAAAGAATTATTCCAGTCGTTCGTGGCTTCACGAGCTGCATATCCATATCTTTTTTCAACTGCTTCCCCATCATTGTTATACATGGATTCGCTGTCAATGACGACCGCGTTGAGGATTTTACCAAAATCCCCATTGATACTTAGTGAAGAGTCTTGAATCGTTACAGCAGCCCCCGCATTCGTATACAATTTGCCCCATCGCTCCGCTTCCTCAGGTGATGATGCCTTAAGATCAAGACTAATGTGGATTCCCTGTTGCGATTGGGCAACTTCTGCGGTCTCACTAATGAAATTGGAGGAAGCTTTGGAGAAAGAGTTAAACATATCATCTGCATAATTTAACCCATTCCTTCCATTCCCGAAGATCGGCGACATTATAACCACAAAGCACACGGCAAAGCTAAGTAATAATAGTGAGCCAATGATAAAGGACTTTTTGTTTTTAATCATTGGGCGGCACCTCTTTTCGTCGACACAACAGCCTTGTTGTCTTCGCCATATTCAGCATTATATTCAGCTTTGCTGCCTTCATCATATTCAGCCCGGAGATTCGGCACGTTCACTATAAAGGTCCCAATGATCCAAACAGCGAATATCGCTACCAAACCAAAAAACACCCATACTCCGATATTGGTAAGTATTGCGCCTGTGGAAGGAGTTAAGCTGATATAACCCATTTGACTTAACTTTTCCGGCAGGGCAAAAATTCTGTTGATAAAACCGGCCAATATTGCTATGGCGTAGAAAGCTTTAATTTTGGATTGGGAAACTACCTTGGTCGTGATTGCGCCTATTTGAACACCCAACAATGATCCTAATAAACACCCCATAGCCAGTGTATAGAATATATAACCGTAAAGTGCATATTGGGCAATGGCACCATAACCGGCGGTAAAAATAATCTGCAGGATATCTGTACCCACGGTTGTATAGGTCGAAATCCCCAGTCCATACACAAACATCGGGAAGGTCACAAAACCGCCGCCAACACCAAGGATGGCTGCTAAAAGTCCGGTGATGGCTCCGCTTATGGCGACAAACACTCCGGATATTTTTCGCCCGCCCGGGACTATTTTTTCATCAAATTGAATCATCGGGGCAAGGTTGACGGATTGCATTCTTTCAGCCATTGGGGTTAGTTTTTCCAGGCCGATCTTGTTTTTGGACAGTTCACTTTTTCTCACTTTAAAATAATCGCTTAAAGCAAAGAATCCTAAGAATCCCAGCAAAACAGCGTAGATCATGCTGATAGTAAAATCACTCATGACGGGGTTATAGTTATATAACGCTCTGTTGATAATTCCGCCCCCCGTGACCCCGAGCCCGGAACCGACCAAAAAAGCAACGGCTAATCCGACATTGACATTGCCCATCTTCTTATGGAGGGTGGTTCCCATAATTGCTTTAGCAAAGATGTGGAACATGTCTGTACCAACGGATAATATCCCTTTAACTCCTAAGCTCATCAGGGCCGGAGTAATAAGAAAGCCTCCGCCGGCCCCAATACAGCCGGTGACCAGGCCGGCTACGACACCGATGGCTATGGAACCATAAAACATTTTGGCTGAGAAATAAGAAGGTCCATAAGCTGCTTTACCCCCGATGGCTTCTGGAAGAGATGCAGCGTGAACCATGGCCGGAATGATTAGGGGCAGCGCCATCAGCAACAGTATTATTAACATCTTTCTATTTTTAATAATATTTGTTGTGGTTTCAATCTCCCATTGGGCATGCGCCCTGGAAGCTGCCATAAGAGATTGATAAAGTCTTCTCATCATTCTTTTCCCTCCTGCTATGATATAGTGAGATCAAGAGCAAACTTTAAATTACCTCCCCCTTCTTCGTTAAATTTAAACCTACTAAAGAGCAATTGTTATTTCTTGTAGCTAAGAATAACAATTGACGCGTATAAATGTCTATAGACGTCAGCTGTGGTCGTAATCACAAATTCTAATTGCATTTTTAAGGATAATTTCTAATATATAATTAAAAACCAAACAATTTTTAATTGAATTTGCGATTAACTCAGTATTATGTAACACTTAAAACTTATCTTGCCCGGCAAGGAAATTTTTCGTATGATAAGGCGAAGAAATGAGGCATACCGGTCGTATGGCGATTGATTACAACGCAGTCAAACAGAAATTTAACCGCTGAAATATGAAGAATTAAGTGTTGCAGAGTACTAGCTCTTATATTGCATAAATAGGCTCATGAGTTTTAGATACAATAGTCATAATTTATTGTGACCATAAGTCAGGCAGGTTTTCATGCTGGAAAATTAAAAAGAGGGTGTCGCGAAACAATTTGCAGCTTCACGGCACCCTTGCTTTTCTACCATTATTCAAATCCATATATTCAGGTGATTTTTATTTTCTATAATCTTCTCAGCTATTTTTTTACTTACATAATGGATATTCTTTTCAAAATAATCTTTATTATGTTCTTCTTTGTATTTCCTGGATAAAGGCATACGTCGAAGTAAGGGAATCAAATTCGTCTTGTTAGCATCGAAGCTCTGGATAGATTTTTTGAATTCTCCCTCTAATTTAGAATTGGTCCAGGATTTGGGACCCTTTTTAGGTCCAATTCTATAAGCACGCCGTAAAAATTCGTAGGGAAAAGCCCCAAAAGAAATAATTATTTGCGGTTTATACTCCAGGGCCAGAACTCTGAATCTTTCTATTTCGACATTTATTTGCGCATCCCACCAATTTTCCGTGATAGGTGTATCCACGTTATCTGATACAACGTTTCTCTTATAAATATGAGTGCTATTAATTCTTGTGTTCAGTTCCTTAAAAATTTTGTCCTGCATCTCAGTTAGTACAGGTAACCAAATATAATTACTCACCAGAGGGTGCTTCGGATTAAATACTAACCAGATTGGAGATGTTATTTTTCCCGACTCCCAGATTCTGCTATGAAGTCTTGGACTCAACATATCGGTTCCTCCCTTTGGTTATTCAATGACTTTATTCATTAAAATATGATTAAAACTAGCCTTATTCTCGATAATTTTCTTGGCAATCGTCGTTCCAACATAATGATAGTAATTTTCAGAGCTATGATCACCTATGAATTTCTCGCACTCTGTCATACGTCGGAGCAAGGGAATTATATTCGTTTTGGTTACGTCAAACTCATTGATTGATTTTCTAAATTCCTCACCCAATTTGGCAACACCCCAAAACTTAGGCCCTTTTTCCGGTTTCATCTTAAAAACTCGTCTTACAAATTCGAATGGAAATGAACCAAAAGAAATGATTATTTTGGGCTGATAGGTTTGAACAAGCTCTCTATACAAAGCCATCTCCGCAGACAATTCCGTATTCCACCAGTGGAGAGTATCTGGGACAATTCTGATGTTATTAACAGCATTTCTAATGCAAAGCTTAGACGTATCCATCCTGGCCTGCAGCTCTATATACAATATTTCTTGAATTTCTGCTAAAACAAGTTTCCAAATATACTCACGGACAATAGGATGCTTTGGATTAAATAACAGCCAGATCGGAGATGCAAGTTCATCTGACTTCCCGGATGATATTAAGTGTGAGCTTAAGATCGAAAACTCAGACAATACTATCTCTACCTTTCCTACACAAAATAAACTGTTGAAGTCTATATTGCATGTGATTAAGGGTGCTTTTAACTTAAGGTATAACCACTTGTTAATGTATTCATTATCTCTTATTATACATTCAAATGTGAAAATATAGCTTAAATGTCTTAAAGATGACAAACCTTAAGAATATCCCCGGAAATAACAAAAGACGGCTTCCTGTGCCGTCTTTTGTTATTTCCGGGCTATACTATTGTGGTGTGGTGTACCTCTTATTCACTTCACTATTCGCTTCAATTTAATTCTATTTCCTGATTGACAACTAAGTGTGCCTCAGGTTTATTGATGGTTATGGTGATTTTCTTGCTGGTCTTCCACAATTCATCTTCACTGTCCATTTCGAAACCTACACCCATTCTGCCTCCATCACGAAAACTTCCCCTACTTCCAACCTCAAGCACTTCTCCATGCTCATTGGTGATTTTCAGTCCTGTGGTATAGTTGTTAAAGCGTTCGACAAAGGGCGGGTCCGGGGACATTATAATATAGGGCTGCTTGTTCAGGGGGTTTTGGGAAGGCTCCACAATCTCCAGTTCCAGCCAACTGGTTGGATCGATACTCGATAATCTGACCATACCGTCATAGAAGGCTACTGCCGGGACCTGCTCCTCAGTAACATCGATTTGGCCTTCTTTGCTTACATAAAAGGACCAATCCACAGGGAAATTCAACACCTCGGAGGTTTTGAACTGGATAGCCCTGATATCCAAGGATACTTTACCTGGCCACTGGTTCAAGGGTTGGGCAGAGAGGGTAAACTTGAAGGAATTCGGGGCATCACCGGGAACAATGGATTCATAGCTAAGTCCTGCCGATTGCCCGCCGGATCTTATAAAGCCTTCAAGATGACTTAAGGTTTCCCCCTCCTGCAGCTTTGCTTCACCATAGAGCAGTGTTTGCGAGGACTTTACCTCCAGGCCTGTTAAGCGAAGGCTTCTCCCCTCCCACTCATAGCTTTTATCAAGGTTTACCCTTTCCGAGGACTCCTTCAGGAATTCATCCTGGAGAGGAAGGTTAACTGAAATTTCACCCTTAATGGTGTCAACGGGTTCGGGTTTCATGGAACCTTCAGGGATTATCCAGTTGGAAACTGTTAAAGTAAGCTCCTGTGCCGGAACTGGAGTATGATATCCCATAAACACCATGATCTGATGATACCCTTGCGGAGAGATGCCTCCCCACCTTTTGCCTAAAGGTTCCATAGTAGAATTGTCTCTCATATAGTCTTCCGGGGGTATATCAATCACCCTCTGAGAGGCCATCAAGTAGTTTTTGTTCGGTTCCGTGACCGTATAGAGCACATAGGTATAAGACGGAGTATACCACACCTTTTCAAAAGTCACTACGGCCTCTGTGTCAGGGATAGGCTTGGTTATATTGATATCCACAATTTGCCCTGACTGTTGAGCCCTCTGCCACCCCGGCACAAGGCTATTGGCAAAGTCCTCGACTGAGTTCACTTTAACCGGCACTTCATTGTTAAAACTCTTACCATAGAAAAAGCTGCCTGCACTGGCAATGAGCATTATGATCAGAACAACGATTCCTGCGGTAAATATGCGTTTTCTAACTTTAAGAAGAAATGTTTTCGCCGAGCGAAATTTATCTTCTTCTTCAATGTTCAATAGTTCAGGGTAGATTATTTCTTTCCGAATATCCGGTACTTGACCATCGCTATCCCGGTATTTTTTCCTGCATTCAGGACACTGCTCCAGGTGCCATTCGACAAAATCCTTCGTTTCTTTCGATAGGAGTTCGTCATCATATAGGGGCATAAGATCCTCGGTGAGCTTGCAATAATCAATCTTCACTTTCCTTCCCCCTTTCCAACGCCAGTATTGTCTCTTTGAGCTTCTGTTTCGCTCTAAAGAAGGTTACCCGAACCCAGTTTTCCGTCTTCCCCAATATCTTTGCGATCTCACCATAGCTCAATTCTTCAAACTCTCTGAGAATGATCACTGTCCGATAGGTTTCCGGCAAGCAGTAGATGGCTCTTTGCATAGTCTGGCTTTGCTCTTTTTGCAGAAGCTGCTCCGCTGGATCAGCAGACCTCTCTCCTCCATCCAAAAATTCCTCATCGAAGGAAGTAAAGACGATGCCCTTAGGATGACTTTTATTAATCTTGCTAAGGTAGGTATTACGTGCAATAGCATACAACCATGTTTTTACTGAAGCTTCTTCGCGAAATTTCGGCAGTGCCTGTAACGCACGCAAGAAGGTTTCTTGAGTTAACTCCTCTGCCAGATCATAATCACCGGAAAGACGCAAGAGATAGCTGAAGATCGGCGCACTAAGCTCCATATACATTTCTGTTAGGTTTCTCATCGTAGCATCACCCAGACACCGCCTTTCCCTTGCTTCTACCTACTTAGTAAGAAAATATCGCTGTTTATTACACTAGAAAATAAAAAAACAGGCAAAACGGCGATAAAATTTAAGGGGTTGTTCGCCGCTCATGCCTATAAAAAATTCCCTAATAGCCGGCCTCCGTGGCCTTTATTTGATCGTAAAGGCTCTGGTTTACCGGTGTAGCTATCCCATACTTTTTCCCCAGATCTATGACTATACCGGCAAAAAGCTCCACTTCGCTATAACGTCCGGCTTCAACATCCTGACGCATCGAAGGTTTTCCTTCCGGGCTTAATTGGCTGAGGACCCCCAGCCAATAATCCAGATCAGCTTCGGTTAAATCAATGCCCTCTTTCTCGGCTAAGGCAATCACCTCTCTCATCGCCGCAATCATCGTATCTCTGGCCGTTCCTTCTTTTTGGATAACACCGTAATTACTGCCATAGACAGCCACGGCCTGGTTGACACCCACATTCAGCATCAATTTACCCCACAGACGCTTTGGCATGTCAGTATCGACAAGATAAGGGAATTCCATCTTTGTAAAAAAGTCTGCCACCCTTTTAACCTTAGCTGAGCTGCTTCCAGGCTCCCGGTCGCCAAAGCAAAGGAAACCCATATGGGCATAAGTCAATCTATTCCCCTCTTTAACCGCATCCATTCCCTGGGCAACAGAATATAAGACTTTGTCGTGGCCATATACTTCACCAATCATAGCTTCACTGGTAATCCCATTCAAAGCCGACAAAATAAGCGTATTTTCCCCTACTTGATTCTT is a window encoding:
- a CDS encoding ketopantoate reductase family protein; protein product: MEIKTVAIIGLGAMGILYGSHLAKRIPQPDLRIIADQQRIDRYLKDAIFCNGQRCEFHYVTPEEKTSPADLILFTVKYSGLEDAIRAVKNQVGENTLILSALNGITSEAMIGEVYGHDKVLYSVAQGMDAVKEGNRLTYAHMGFLCFGDREPGSSSAKVKRVADFFTKMEFPYLVDTDMPKRLWGKLMLNVGVNQAVAVYGSNYGVIQKEGTARDTMIAAMREVIALAEKEGIDLTEADLDYWLGVLSQLSPEGKPSMRQDVEAGRYSEVELFAGIVIDLGKKYGIATPVNQSLYDQIKATEAGY
- a CDS encoding RNA polymerase sigma factor; the protein is MRNLTEMYMELSAPIFSYLLRLSGDYDLAEELTQETFLRALQALPKFREEASVKTWLYAIARNTYLSKINKSHPKGIVFTSFDEEFLDGGERSADPAEQLLQKEQSQTMQRAIYCLPETYRTVIILREFEELSYGEIAKILGKTENWVRVTFFRAKQKLKETILALERGKESED
- a CDS encoding zf-HC2 domain-containing protein — encoded protein: MKIDYCKLTEDLMPLYDDELLSKETKDFVEWHLEQCPECRKKYRDSDGQVPDIRKEIIYPELLNIEEEDKFRSAKTFLLKVRKRIFTAGIVVLIIMLIASAGSFFYGKSFNNEVPVKVNSVEDFANSLVPGWQRAQQSGQIVDINITKPIPDTEAVVTFEKVWYTPSYTYVLYTVTEPNKNYLMASQRVIDIPPEDYMRDNSTMEPLGKRWGGISPQGYHQIMVFMGYHTPVPAQELTLTVSNWIIPEGSMKPEPVDTIKGEISVNLPLQDEFLKESSERVNLDKSYEWEGRSLRLTGLEVKSSQTLLYGEAKLQEGETLSHLEGFIRSGGQSAGLSYESIVPGDAPNSFKFTLSAQPLNQWPGKVSLDIRAIQFKTSEVLNFPVDWSFYVSKEGQIDVTEEQVPAVAFYDGMVRLSSIDPTSWLELEIVEPSQNPLNKQPYIIMSPDPPFVERFNNYTTGLKITNEHGEVLEVGSRGSFRDGGRMGVGFEMDSEDELWKTSKKITITINKPEAHLVVNQEIELN
- a CDS encoding sulfite exporter TauE/SafE family protein; this encodes MRRLYQSLMAASRAHAQWEIETTTNIIKNRKMLIILLLMALPLIIPAMVHAASLPEAIGGKAAYGPSYFSAKMFYGSIAIGVVAGLVTGCIGAGGGFLITPALMSLGVKGILSVGTDMFHIFAKAIMGTTLHKKMGNVNVGLAVAFLVGSGLGVTGGGIINRALYNYNPVMSDFTISMIYAVLLGFLGFFALSDYFKVRKSELSKNKIGLEKLTPMAERMQSVNLAPMIQFDEKIVPGGRKISGVFVAISGAITGLLAAILGVGGGFVTFPMFVYGLGISTYTTVGTDILQIIFTAGYGAIAQYALYGYIFYTLAMGCLLGSLLGVQIGAITTKVVSQSKIKAFYAIAILAGFINRIFALPEKLSQMGYISLTPSTGAILTNIGVWVFFGLVAIFAVWIIGTFIVNVPNLRAEYDEGSKAEYNAEYGEDNKAVVSTKRGAAQ